From the genome of Brucella pseudogrignonensis, one region includes:
- a CDS encoding IS6 family transposase, with protein sequence MIETRSSLYHRHRFPAEIIAEAVWLYYRFPLSFRMVEDMLAYRGIIVTHKTAHEWAEKFGREYANTIRRRTPRLDDKWHLDEMVITIKGEKHFLWRAVDQDGFVLDVLVQKRRNTKAAKRFMRKLLRGQGCSARVMVSDKLRSYGAAKRELGMSVCEHRQHKGLNNRAENSHQPIPRRERVMKRFKSARHVQRFTSIHDPVYNLHYFPRNLLSSADHRELRQTATNMWREIACLKAA encoded by the coding sequence ATGATCGAAACTCGTTCCTCACTTTATCACCGCCATCGTTTCCCTGCTGAGATTATCGCGGAGGCGGTATGGCTGTATTATCGCTTTCCTCTTAGCTTTCGCATGGTCGAAGATATGCTGGCTTACCGTGGGATCATCGTCACCCACAAGACGGCGCATGAATGGGCGGAGAAGTTTGGACGTGAATATGCCAATACGATCCGTCGCCGTACCCCACGTCTTGATGATAAATGGCACCTTGATGAAATGGTCATCACGATCAAGGGTGAGAAGCATTTTCTGTGGCGCGCCGTTGATCAGGATGGCTTTGTACTCGATGTTCTTGTTCAGAAGCGCCGTAACACCAAGGCCGCCAAGCGTTTCATGCGTAAACTTCTACGCGGCCAGGGCTGTTCAGCCCGCGTCATGGTCAGCGATAAGCTGAGATCTTATGGTGCTGCCAAACGAGAACTGGGGATGAGCGTTTGCGAGCATCGTCAGCACAAAGGCTTGAACAACCGCGCTGAGAATTCGCACCAGCCCATCCCACGACGAGAGCGGGTCATGAAGCGCTTTAAATCAGCGCGACACGTGCAACGCTTCACATCCATTCACGACCCGGTCTACAATCTCCACTACTTTCCCCGCAACCTTCTCTCCTCAGCAGACCATCGCGAGCTGCGTCAGACCGCCACAAACATGTGGCGTGAAATCGCATGCCTGAAAGCTGCATAA
- a CDS encoding amino acid ABC transporter permease produces the protein MFWFQVERLWNFWPILLKGLGMTVSLSLLSLIIGVIVGLIFGVLRASGNRWLSGITGLYIDLFRGTPFLVQVFICFFILPSIGIELSAFNAGVIALSNLSACFIGEIIASGIKAVPRGQTEAAIASGFTYSQQLRLIVMPQALRIVRPSLVGQFILLVKDSSVVSAIGIMDLTRSGWMIVQNIPNGLLVFGVVGIGYFIVCYPMIYLSRRIERGTQSPIL, from the coding sequence ATGTTTTGGTTTCAAGTCGAACGCTTGTGGAATTTCTGGCCCATTCTTTTGAAGGGCCTCGGAATGACCGTTTCGCTATCTTTGCTCTCTCTGATCATTGGGGTCATTGTCGGCCTAATTTTTGGCGTGCTTCGCGCGAGCGGCAATCGATGGCTTTCGGGCATAACAGGGCTCTATATTGATCTGTTTCGCGGCACGCCGTTTCTGGTACAGGTCTTCATCTGTTTCTTCATTCTGCCATCAATCGGCATCGAGCTGTCGGCCTTTAATGCTGGAGTGATCGCGCTTTCCAACCTGTCAGCCTGCTTTATCGGCGAAATTATTGCCTCCGGCATTAAAGCTGTTCCACGCGGGCAGACAGAAGCGGCGATCGCGTCAGGCTTCACCTATTCGCAACAGCTTCGATTGATTGTCATGCCACAGGCATTACGCATTGTAAGACCATCTCTGGTGGGACAGTTCATTCTGCTGGTGAAAGATTCCTCCGTGGTTTCGGCCATCGGGATTATGGATCTTACACGCTCAGGATGGATGATCGTTCAGAACATCCCCAATGGACTGCTCGTCTTTGGCGTCGTTGGCATCGGCTACTTCATCGTCTGCTATCCGATGATTTATCTCTCGCGCCGTATAGAGCGCGGCACTCAGTCTCCTATTTTGTAA
- a CDS encoding Lrp/AsnC family transcriptional regulator — protein sequence MRALLDKIDRKLVKLLSDDARDGANQIAERLELSPPTIRARLKNLIENKLFRIAGVVNVSERPELIVAILGIHANGHGRLNEIARKMSELPFVTSVSIVTGRYDLLCEVLFEGDMEELYRVTSELLPGLAEPGVIQGSETFVVMKAHNKWLSLPRGVWEDEESDKPAP from the coding sequence ATGCGTGCACTTTTAGATAAAATTGATCGGAAGCTTGTTAAGCTTCTGTCAGATGATGCACGCGATGGCGCCAATCAGATTGCTGAACGTCTGGAGCTTAGCCCGCCAACCATCCGTGCGCGCCTCAAAAACCTGATCGAAAATAAACTATTCCGGATAGCGGGCGTTGTTAATGTCTCGGAGCGACCTGAGCTTATCGTTGCGATTTTAGGCATTCATGCCAATGGGCATGGACGCCTGAATGAAATTGCCCGAAAAATGTCCGAACTGCCATTTGTGACATCGGTCAGCATTGTAACTGGCCGGTACGACCTTCTGTGCGAAGTGCTGTTTGAAGGCGACATGGAAGAACTATACCGGGTGACGAGCGAACTGCTCCCCGGCCTGGCTGAACCCGGTGTCATTCAGGGCAGCGAAACTTTTGTTGTCATGAAAGCCCATAACAAATGGCTGAGTTTGCCACGCGGCGTATGGGAAGATGAAGAGAGCGACAAACCCGCTCCTTAA
- the arsC gene encoding arsenate reductase (glutaredoxin) (This arsenate reductase requires both glutathione and glutaredoxin to convert arsenate to arsenite, after which the efflux transporter formed by ArsA and ArsB can extrude the arsenite from the cell, providing resistance.) — protein sequence MSVTIYHNPNCGTSRNTLALIRASGEEPVVIEYVQNPPPRERLVELLTAMQMTPRQLLREKGTPYAELGLSDPKWTDDELVDFMKAHPILINRPIVETSLGTKLCRPSELVLDILENPASSFTKEDGEVITYERKSR from the coding sequence ATGTCAGTTACGATCTATCACAATCCGAACTGTGGCACCTCTCGCAACACATTGGCCTTGATCCGTGCCAGCGGCGAAGAGCCTGTCGTCATTGAATATGTACAAAATCCGCCGCCGCGAGAACGACTGGTCGAACTGCTCACTGCAATGCAGATGACGCCTCGCCAACTCCTTCGCGAGAAAGGCACACCATATGCCGAATTGGGATTGTCCGATCCCAAATGGACCGATGATGAACTGGTCGACTTCATGAAGGCGCATCCTATCCTGATTAATCGTCCAATCGTGGAAACGTCGCTTGGCACCAAACTGTGCCGTCCGTCAGAACTGGTTCTCGACATTCTGGAAAATCCGGCGTCGTCATTCACCAAAGAGGACGGAGAAGTCATCACCTATGAAAGAAAGTCGCGCTGA
- a CDS encoding amino acid ABC transporter permease codes for MFGNLNIRVISEYLPELWQGFLNTLMLSAAGFTGALIIGIVACALSIQPVRWLRRISIAYIDLIRATPLLAQLYFLYFGLPRLGILLPEMVIGIIALSLNSGAYVAEIIRSGILSIPRGQFEAALSSGFTYLQRMRLVVLPQAVRPTISPMIGQAIVLVKDSSLLSLISVVELTRVGQQIALDRFMPVEGFAATAAGFLLIYYLLKALAGTWSRFNRMPER; via the coding sequence ATGTTTGGCAATCTGAACATAAGAGTCATATCGGAATATCTGCCTGAACTCTGGCAGGGTTTTCTGAATACATTGATGTTGTCCGCCGCAGGGTTTACCGGCGCGTTGATCATCGGCATCGTCGCTTGTGCTTTAAGCATTCAGCCTGTGCGCTGGCTGCGCAGGATCAGCATTGCCTATATCGATCTTATCCGCGCGACACCTCTGCTTGCACAGCTCTACTTCCTGTATTTTGGCCTGCCGCGTCTTGGCATACTCCTTCCCGAAATGGTGATTGGCATTATAGCTCTTTCACTGAACTCGGGAGCATATGTGGCTGAGATTATTCGCTCGGGCATTCTCTCTATACCGCGTGGACAGTTTGAAGCTGCTCTAAGCTCCGGCTTTACCTATCTGCAACGGATGAGACTCGTTGTCCTTCCTCAGGCGGTCCGGCCAACGATTTCACCGATGATCGGTCAGGCAATCGTGCTGGTGAAAGACTCCTCGCTTCTCTCGCTGATTTCTGTTGTTGAGCTCACCCGTGTCGGTCAGCAAATCGCGCTTGATCGCTTCATGCCTGTCGAGGGTTTTGCTGCAACCGCCGCCGGATTTCTGCTGATTTATTATCTCCTTAAAGCACTTGCCGGAACATGGTCGCGCTTCAACCGCATGCCGGAAAGATAA
- a CDS encoding ABC transporter substrate-binding protein — MMKKINALMTSAMFIALVGAAAQTTPAYAGTLDDIIARGELRVAVQTQGPPYSFMDKNGTRAGSAIALTELMAKEMGVKVTYLDFDWDGLIPALLSGKADILAADMTATMSRATKVAFTQPWIHVGSVAFTAAGGDFKSVEDCKKPGTTIAVILGSTAEKNMPKFFPEATVKAFKGGGTVVLDAVASGQAQCGVNDNTAVAAQVQNYPEGTFEVFSEMLSSEPLAYAVRYDSQDLMIWTNLFLDNIKLDGRLKENLDYWVNSNKWQADH, encoded by the coding sequence ATGATGAAAAAAATCAATGCGCTTATGACGTCAGCTATGTTTATTGCACTGGTGGGGGCTGCGGCGCAGACCACACCTGCCTATGCGGGAACGCTTGACGATATTATTGCCCGCGGCGAGTTGCGCGTCGCTGTTCAAACGCAGGGCCCTCCTTATTCCTTTATGGACAAGAATGGCACCCGTGCAGGCAGCGCGATCGCCCTGACCGAGCTTATGGCCAAGGAAATGGGCGTCAAGGTTACATATCTTGATTTCGATTGGGATGGCCTTATTCCGGCGCTGCTTTCAGGCAAAGCTGACATTCTGGCAGCCGATATGACAGCCACCATGAGCCGCGCAACGAAGGTAGCTTTTACCCAGCCATGGATTCACGTCGGTTCAGTCGCTTTCACTGCTGCTGGTGGTGACTTCAAGAGCGTTGAAGACTGCAAAAAGCCAGGAACGACTATTGCGGTCATCCTCGGATCAACTGCCGAAAAGAACATGCCTAAGTTTTTCCCTGAAGCCACCGTCAAGGCGTTCAAGGGTGGTGGAACAGTGGTGCTTGATGCGGTTGCATCCGGTCAGGCCCAGTGCGGCGTGAATGATAACACAGCTGTTGCTGCACAGGTTCAGAACTACCCAGAAGGTACGTTTGAAGTATTTTCTGAAATGCTCAGCTCAGAACCTCTTGCCTATGCCGTCAGATACGACTCGCAGGATCTGATGATCTGGACAAACCTGTTCCTTGACAACATCAAGCTCGATGGTCGCTTAAAAGAAAACCTCGATTACTGGGTCAATTCGAACAAGTGGCAGGCTGATCACTAA
- the arsB gene encoding ACR3 family arsenite efflux transporter, with the protein MSTFERYLTVWVALCIVAGVALGHFFPTVFHAIGSAEVARVNIPVAILIWLMIIPMLLKIDFSALRQVTEHWRGIGVTLFINWAVKPFSMALLGWLFIGWLFRPYLPADQIDSYIAGLIILAAAPCTAMVFVWSNLTKGEPHFTLSQVALNDAIMVVAFAPIVGLLLGLSAITVPWATLVLSVVLYIVIPVIIAQILRRSILASGGERAFDAMLRTLQPLSLIALLATLVLLFGFQGEQIIAQPMIIAMLAVPILIQVYFNSGLAYLLNRITGEQHCVAGPSALIGASNFFELAVAAAISLFGFSSGAALATVVGVLVEVPVMLSVVWIVNRSKDWYERGANQKPVTETGKL; encoded by the coding sequence ATGTCCACATTCGAACGATATCTGACTGTCTGGGTGGCTCTTTGCATTGTCGCAGGCGTAGCTCTGGGCCACTTCTTTCCGACAGTATTCCATGCAATCGGATCTGCTGAAGTCGCCAGGGTCAACATTCCAGTCGCCATTCTCATTTGGCTCATGATCATCCCTATGTTGCTGAAAATCGATTTCAGCGCATTGAGACAGGTCACTGAGCACTGGCGCGGCATTGGCGTCACGCTCTTTATCAATTGGGCCGTCAAACCATTCTCGATGGCGCTTCTCGGTTGGCTATTTATCGGCTGGTTGTTTCGCCCTTATCTACCTGCAGACCAGATCGATTCCTACATTGCGGGGCTGATTATTCTGGCGGCCGCCCCTTGCACGGCAATGGTGTTTGTCTGGTCCAACCTGACCAAGGGCGAGCCGCATTTCACGCTGTCGCAGGTCGCACTGAACGATGCGATCATGGTTGTGGCATTTGCCCCTATCGTCGGGCTACTGCTTGGACTGTCGGCAATTACTGTCCCGTGGGCCACGCTCGTTTTGTCGGTTGTCCTCTATATCGTCATTCCAGTGATTATCGCGCAAATCCTGCGCAGAAGCATTCTCGCCAGCGGTGGAGAACGAGCTTTCGATGCAATGCTCAGAACGCTACAGCCGCTGTCCCTGATTGCGCTTTTGGCAACACTCGTTCTGCTATTCGGGTTTCAAGGAGAGCAGATCATCGCACAGCCCATGATCATTGCGATGCTGGCCGTCCCGATCCTCATCCAGGTCTATTTCAACTCTGGCCTGGCTTATCTGTTGAATCGCATTACTGGCGAGCAACATTGCGTCGCCGGTCCCTCGGCGTTGATTGGCGCATCCAACTTCTTCGAGCTGGCAGTAGCAGCCGCAATCAGCCTTTTCGGCTTCTCATCTGGTGCGGCGCTCGCAACAGTGGTTGGCGTTCTTGTTGAAGTGCCCGTCATGCTCTCTGTCGTCTGGATCGTGAACCGCTCAAAGGATTGGTACGAACGCGGTGCCAATCAAAAGCCAGTCACCGAAACAGGAAAACTCTGA
- a CDS encoding FAD-binding oxidoreductase has translation MEHRQKSGERLSVAIIGAGIVGCSTALALSKAGYSVTIFGNEEPGTGTSYGNAGAIVTGSITPTATPAVIRSLPSYMFNRNSPAVLRLHHAIAALPWIRRFITAGKTKAVDRIAAAMHPLVSESLIAHRELAAIASASDMLTQEGWLKIYSDSKDFEGSTLERRLMSRHDVVHTVLDRSALLDLEPALDPASCYKGLYQPNAGNVRFPQKLAQIYLETAQKFGAAFIRDTITSVRPSEHGVLLNSETLNKRFDRIVIASGAWSTALTKQLGDRVSLESERGYHISFGPGSETLLRGPVVLPGKGFVLSPMHDGLRLVSGDELAGLRAQPNYKRIRSLLPKAIEVVPALKSWKPATEWMGHRPSTPDTLPVIGRSSKCRNVIYAFGHGHLGVTLSAITAKLVKELISEQTPAIDLAPYSPKRF, from the coding sequence ATGGAGCATCGTCAAAAAAGCGGTGAGCGGCTTTCTGTTGCCATCATTGGCGCTGGAATTGTTGGCTGCAGCACGGCTCTTGCACTCAGCAAAGCTGGCTATAGTGTCACCATATTCGGCAATGAAGAGCCCGGCACCGGAACATCCTACGGTAATGCGGGAGCCATTGTCACAGGGTCAATAACACCGACAGCGACACCCGCGGTTATCAGATCTTTGCCCAGCTATATGTTCAACCGCAATTCACCAGCAGTCCTGCGGCTTCATCATGCAATCGCAGCATTGCCGTGGATAAGACGTTTTATTACAGCTGGTAAAACGAAAGCTGTCGATCGAATTGCTGCAGCAATGCATCCGCTTGTTTCAGAATCGCTGATAGCACATCGGGAACTTGCTGCAATTGCCTCAGCAAGCGACATGCTCACGCAAGAAGGCTGGCTGAAAATCTATAGTGACAGCAAGGATTTCGAAGGTTCGACTCTGGAGCGTCGGCTTATGAGCCGTCATGATGTCGTTCATACAGTTCTCGATCGCTCAGCACTTCTGGACCTTGAACCTGCACTTGATCCGGCATCCTGTTACAAAGGCCTCTATCAGCCAAATGCTGGTAATGTCCGTTTTCCGCAAAAGCTTGCTCAGATCTATCTGGAAACGGCTCAGAAGTTTGGCGCGGCGTTCATTCGTGACACTATTACCTCGGTTCGACCGTCGGAACACGGCGTGCTGCTGAATTCAGAAACCCTGAACAAGCGCTTTGATCGTATCGTCATCGCATCGGGTGCATGGTCCACCGCACTGACCAAACAGCTCGGTGATCGTGTCTCACTCGAAAGCGAACGTGGATACCATATCAGTTTTGGTCCAGGGTCGGAGACATTGCTGCGCGGACCGGTGGTCTTACCCGGCAAGGGGTTTGTTCTATCACCAATGCATGACGGTTTGCGGCTGGTAAGCGGCGATGAACTCGCAGGCCTTAGAGCGCAGCCGAATTACAAACGCATTCGTAGTCTGCTGCCAAAAGCAATTGAAGTCGTGCCGGCTCTCAAGTCATGGAAACCCGCCACTGAATGGATGGGACACCGTCCATCGACCCCTGACACACTGCCCGTCATTGGCAGATCGAGCAAATGCCGGAATGTCATTTACGCCTTTGGCCACGGGCATTTGGGGGTCACCCTTTCTGCAATAACAGCCAAACTCGTCAAAGAGCTCATCAGCGAACAAACGCCAGCTATCGATCTGGCTCCTTATAGTCCCAAGAGATTTTGA
- a CDS encoding FAD-dependent oxidoreductase, with the protein MSDFPISMNNPAQFDGPLPEAVDVTIIGGGIIGIMTAWELQKRGLKVLVCEKGRIAGEQSSRNWGWVRQQGRDYAELPIMMNAIHLWKGLNEKIREKIGFRQNGITYLARNQTKLEEFTQWLDGARAYGIDTRMLSQREVRAMVPDSTAWLGGMTTPSDAMAEPFLTVPTIAEVAAEDGVLIRENCAVRTLDVTSNQVQGVVTEKGYVRCERVLVAAGAWSTLFLKRHDIRIPQLSVLSSVMQTAPMNSLHDGAAGDDQIAFRRRADGGYTLTPWSTHDFFIGPDAFRNFCAYIPQLREDFTSTRFKLAAPQNYPDAWRTARHWSQNDETPFERCRILNPKPNQRELDRVLKQFTKAFPQTNKPRIVRSWAGMIDTMPDALPVVDHAPIGGLTIATGMSGHGFGIGPGMADVIADLIELRQAAYSIDHFELRRFRTKVLVFA; encoded by the coding sequence ATGTCCGATTTCCCAATCAGTATGAATAATCCAGCGCAATTCGACGGCCCTCTCCCCGAGGCTGTTGATGTCACTATCATTGGTGGTGGCATAATCGGCATCATGACAGCCTGGGAACTTCAAAAGCGAGGATTAAAAGTCCTTGTTTGTGAAAAAGGGAGGATCGCGGGCGAGCAATCGAGCCGCAACTGGGGCTGGGTTCGCCAGCAGGGACGTGATTACGCAGAGTTGCCGATCATGATGAACGCAATTCATCTCTGGAAAGGCCTTAACGAGAAAATTCGCGAAAAAATCGGCTTTCGTCAGAATGGCATCACCTATCTGGCGCGCAATCAAACAAAGCTTGAAGAATTCACTCAATGGCTTGATGGTGCGCGTGCCTATGGTATTGATACGCGTATGCTGTCTCAACGTGAAGTCAGAGCTATGGTGCCGGACAGTACGGCCTGGCTAGGGGGGATGACTACGCCGTCAGATGCAATGGCAGAGCCATTCCTGACTGTTCCAACAATTGCTGAGGTTGCAGCAGAAGATGGCGTTCTTATCCGCGAAAACTGTGCGGTGCGGACATTGGATGTCACCAGCAATCAGGTGCAGGGCGTTGTTACCGAAAAAGGCTATGTAAGATGCGAGCGCGTTCTTGTCGCGGCTGGCGCCTGGAGCACACTGTTCCTGAAACGGCATGACATACGTATCCCGCAGCTTTCTGTTCTATCTTCCGTAATGCAAACAGCACCTATGAACTCGCTGCATGATGGCGCTGCCGGAGATGACCAGATAGCGTTTCGTCGACGCGCTGATGGTGGATACACATTAACGCCATGGTCCACACATGACTTCTTCATAGGGCCAGACGCCTTCAGAAACTTTTGCGCCTATATACCGCAATTGCGTGAAGACTTTACGAGCACACGTTTTAAACTTGCTGCCCCGCAGAATTATCCGGACGCATGGCGAACAGCAAGACACTGGTCACAGAACGATGAGACTCCATTCGAACGGTGCAGGATACTCAATCCCAAACCAAACCAGAGAGAACTCGACCGTGTGCTAAAACAGTTCACAAAGGCTTTCCCTCAAACAAACAAGCCACGTATTGTAAGAAGCTGGGCCGGTATGATCGATACCATGCCTGATGCCTTACCGGTGGTTGATCATGCGCCGATTGGCGGCTTAACAATCGCAACCGGAATGAGTGGCCATGGATTTGGCATTGGTCCCGGAATGGCAGATGTTATTGCAGACCTGATCGAGTTACGCCAAGCTGCCTACTCAATTGACCATTTCGAATTGAGACGATTTCGCACTAAAGTATTAGTTTTCGCTTAG
- a CDS encoding IS110 family transposase, whose translation MGEISIIGLDLAKQVFQVHGARVDGSVVLRKKLTRGQLLAFFSKLPPCIVAMEACATAHYWAREISEFGHEIRLVPPAYVKPFVKRQKNDVADAEAIAEAATRPTMRFVEPKTPEQQARAMVFRTRELFVRQRTQTINALRAHLAEHGLIAPKGLWNLSSIRQLIDQAEDTVDGLIVETARIYLEQIETFSTRILSLEAVLKKEAARSDASSRMMTMPGLGPITAMAIEAFAPTLSIFRRSRDFAAWLGLVPRQHSSGGKQILGRTSKMGQRDIRRLLIIGAMSIIRWASKKTPVPGTWLHAMLLRKPRMVVAIALANKMARSLWAMQTKKEDYRDPLLTVS comes from the coding sequence ATGGGAGAGATTAGCATTATCGGTCTGGATCTTGCAAAGCAGGTTTTTCAGGTTCATGGCGCACGCGTTGACGGCAGCGTTGTTCTGCGTAAGAAACTAACACGCGGACAACTTTTAGCATTTTTTTCAAAGCTGCCACCCTGCATCGTCGCCATGGAAGCGTGTGCAACGGCCCATTACTGGGCACGCGAGATCAGTGAGTTTGGCCATGAGATCCGGCTGGTCCCACCCGCCTATGTAAAGCCCTTTGTGAAGCGGCAGAAAAATGACGTTGCTGATGCGGAGGCTATCGCTGAGGCTGCAACGCGTCCAACGATGCGCTTCGTTGAACCCAAGACACCTGAACAGCAAGCACGCGCAATGGTTTTCCGGACGCGCGAGTTATTTGTCCGTCAACGAACCCAAACGATAAATGCCTTACGGGCACATCTGGCTGAACACGGCCTTATCGCGCCAAAAGGCTTGTGGAATCTTTCAAGCATCCGGCAACTTATTGACCAGGCAGAAGATACGGTAGATGGGCTGATAGTGGAAACGGCACGCATTTACCTTGAGCAGATTGAGACATTTTCGACGCGGATTTTATCTCTCGAAGCTGTCCTAAAGAAAGAAGCCGCACGGTCTGACGCTTCATCGCGTATGATGACCATGCCCGGTCTAGGGCCTATCACGGCTATGGCCATTGAAGCATTCGCCCCTACGCTGTCTATCTTTAGGCGCAGTAGGGATTTTGCTGCATGGCTCGGACTTGTACCGCGCCAACACTCGAGTGGCGGAAAGCAGATATTGGGACGTACATCGAAAATGGGGCAGCGTGATATTCGGCGTTTGCTCATAATCGGTGCCATGTCGATAATACGCTGGGCCAGTAAAAAGACGCCAGTACCTGGAACGTGGCTTCATGCGATGCTTTTACGTAAACCTAGAATGGTCGTTGCCATAGCTTTGGCAAACAAGATGGCCCGCAGCCTTTGGGCAATGCAGACCAAGAAGGAAGATTATAGAGATCCGCTACTGACTGTCTCGTAA
- the arsH gene encoding arsenical resistance protein ArsH, with translation MKESRADMDLPNLDQNSFALPDLDALRADFPKHKPRILLLYGSLRDRSYSRFLTLEAQRLLDAMGAETRIFHANGLPLPDDGSAEHPKVQELREAMLWSEGQVWTSPERHGAMSAVMKSQIDWIPLPGGAIRPTQGRTLALMQVSGGSQSFNAVNQMRILGRWMRMITIPNQSSVAKAWQEFDDTGRMKPSSFYDRVVDVMEELMKFTLLTRGISDHLTDRYSERKEEAAKLEKRVSLKSI, from the coding sequence ATGAAAGAAAGTCGCGCTGACATGGACCTGCCGAACCTCGATCAGAATTCCTTCGCATTGCCTGATCTGGATGCATTACGCGCCGACTTTCCAAAGCATAAGCCTCGTATCCTTTTGCTCTATGGCTCACTTCGTGACCGTTCCTATAGTCGGTTTTTGACGCTGGAAGCGCAGCGCCTTCTGGATGCGATGGGCGCTGAAACGCGTATCTTTCATGCCAATGGTCTTCCTTTGCCAGACGACGGTTCAGCAGAGCATCCGAAGGTTCAGGAATTGCGCGAGGCAATGCTTTGGTCAGAAGGGCAAGTCTGGACCAGTCCAGAACGTCATGGAGCCATGAGCGCTGTCATGAAATCGCAGATCGACTGGATCCCATTGCCGGGTGGAGCAATTCGTCCGACGCAAGGCCGAACTTTGGCTTTGATGCAAGTTTCAGGCGGATCGCAGAGCTTCAACGCCGTCAATCAGATGCGCATTCTTGGGCGCTGGATGCGAATGATCACCATTCCAAACCAGTCATCCGTCGCAAAGGCATGGCAGGAATTTGACGACACTGGACGGATGAAACCCTCATCATTTTATGATCGCGTGGTCGATGTGATGGAAGAACTAATGAAGTTTACCCTTCTGACGCGTGGCATCTCGGATCATCTCACAGACCGTTATAGCGAGCGCAAGGAAGAAGCCGCCAAACTCGAAAAGCGTGTTTCGTTGAAATCAATATGA
- a CDS encoding amino acid ABC transporter ATP-binding protein, which yields MIEFQGLNKWFGSALHVLNNIDLTVSKGEVVVVCGPSGSGKSTLIRCVNGLEAFQSGKLIVDGIDLSAKNAALRELRMEVGFVFQQFNLYPHKTALENVTLAPIHVRGLSKAEAEKRGKELLAKVGLADRMNNYPSQLSGGQQQRVAIARSLCMQPRIMLFDEPTSALDPEMINEVLDVMVNLAKEGMTMMVVTHEMGFARSVADRVVFMDRGAILESGEPENFFRNPQNERTRDFLSKVLHH from the coding sequence ATGATTGAATTTCAGGGTCTGAACAAATGGTTCGGCAGCGCGCTTCACGTGCTTAACAATATTGATCTGACAGTCAGCAAAGGCGAAGTCGTCGTCGTTTGCGGTCCTTCCGGTTCTGGTAAAAGCACGCTGATCCGATGCGTTAATGGATTGGAAGCCTTCCAGTCAGGCAAACTGATCGTTGATGGCATTGATCTCAGCGCGAAGAATGCAGCCTTGCGTGAATTGCGAATGGAAGTCGGATTTGTTTTCCAGCAATTCAATCTCTACCCCCATAAGACTGCGCTGGAGAATGTAACACTTGCGCCTATTCATGTGCGGGGATTATCAAAAGCTGAGGCGGAAAAGCGGGGCAAAGAACTGCTAGCTAAAGTCGGCCTCGCTGATCGTATGAACAATTACCCAAGCCAGCTGTCTGGTGGTCAGCAGCAGCGTGTGGCTATTGCACGTTCTCTTTGTATGCAGCCAAGAATTATGTTGTTTGATGAACCCACCTCGGCACTGGATCCGGAGATGATCAATGAAGTGCTCGATGTTATGGTTAATCTCGCCAAAGAAGGCATGACGATGATGGTGGTCACCCATGAAATGGGCTTCGCCAGAAGCGTTGCTGATCGTGTTGTCTTCATGGATCGTGGGGCAATCCTTGAAAGCGGTGAGCCAGAGAACTTCTTCAGAAACCCTCAGAATGAGCGTACACGCGACTTCCTGAGTAAAGTTCTCCACCACTGA